In Camarhynchus parvulus chromosome Z, STF_HiC, whole genome shotgun sequence, a genomic segment contains:
- the LIPG gene encoding endothelial lipase: MRRLFLLLCSAVSCCTAAAEAALPAAGDGSAERVPAQKARVKFGLRSSPDAGEDGCALAIGQQQCLEDCKFNVTAKTFFIIHGWTMSGMFETWLDSLVSALQEREKDANVVVVDWLSLAHQLYTDAVNNTQIVGKTIARLLDWLQENPLFKLENVHLIGYSLGAHVAGFAGNHVHGTIGRITGLDPAGPMFEGVDPSRRLSPDDANFVDVLHTYTRETLGVSIGIQMPVGHLDIYPNGGDFQPGCGLSDVLGAIAYGTIGEVVKCEHERSVHLFVDSLVNQDKQSFAFQCTDSSRFKKGICLSCRKNRCNGIGYNARRIRHKRNSKMYLKTRADMPFKVYHYQMKMHVFSYKGLGEVDPTFSVTLHGTNGDSEPLSLEMLDLIGLNATNTFLVYTEEDMGELLKIKLTWEGTSQSWYDLWKELRSYWYRPVNSSQELHIRRIRVKSGETQQRFAFCVEDSQLTSISPGKELWFVKCTEEWQKRSVSNLL; the protein is encoded by the exons ATGAGgaggctcttcctgctgctgtgcagcgCCGTGTCCTGTTGCACCGCGGCCGCAGAggcggcgctgcccgcggcgGGAG ATGGCAGCGCGGAGCGTGTGCCGGCGCAGAAGGCGCGGGTGAAGTTCGGTCTCCGCTCCTCGCCGGACGCCGGTGAGGATGGCTGCGCGCTCGCCATCggccagcagcagtgcttggaGGACTGCAAGTTCAACGTGACAGCTAAAACCTTCTTCATCATTCACGGCTGGACG ATGAGTGGCATGTTCGAAACCTGGCTTGACAGCTTGGTGTCCGCtctgcaggagagggagaaggatgCCAACGTGGTCGTGGTGGACTGGCTCTCTCTTGCCCACCAGCTCTACACCGATGCCGTGAACAACACGCAGATTGTTGGAAAAACCATAGCGAGGTTGCTGGACTGGTTACAG gAGAACCCCCTCTTCAAGCTTGAGAATGTCCACCTGATTGGGTACAGCCTGGGTGCCCACGTGGCTGGCTTTGCTGGCAACCATGTCCATGGCACTATAGGCAGAATTACAG GCTTGGATCCTGCTGGCCCCATGTTTGAAGGAGTGGACCCCAGCAGGCGCCTCTCCCCTGATGATGCCAACTTTGTGGACGTCCTTCACACCTACACCAGGGAAACACTGGGTGTTAGCATTGGGATCCAGATGCCTGTGGGCCACCTTGACATCTACCCCAATGGGGGAGacttccagcctggctgtggcctAAGTGATGTCTTGGGAGCCATTGCCTATGGGA CAATTGGTGAAGTTGTCAAATGTGAGCACGAGCGGTCTGTGCACCTCTTTGTGGACTCCCTGGTGAACCAGGACAAGCAGAGCTTCGCGTTCCAGTGCACCGACTCCAGTCGCTTCAAGAAGGGCATCTGCCTGAGCTGCCGCAAGAACCGCTGCAACGGCATCGGCTACAATGCCCGCCGCATCCGGCACAAGAGGAACAGCAAGATGTACCTGAAAACCAGGGCTGACATGCCCTTCAAAG tCTACCACTACCAGATGAAAATGCATGTCTTCAGCTACAAGGGCTTGGGAGAGGTTGATCCCACCTTCTCTGTCACCCTCCACGGCACCAATGGAGACTCTGAGCCCCTCTCTTTAGAAAT GCTTGATCTAATTGGCCTAAACGCTACCAACACCTTCCTGGTCTATACTGAGGAGGACATGGGtgaacttctgaaaataaagctCACCTGGGAGGGGACGTCTCAGTCGTGGTATGATCTGTGGAAAGAGCTGAGGAGCTACTGGTACAGGCCTGTGAATTCCTCCCAGGAGCTCCACATCAGACGAATACGTGTGAAATCTGGGGAAACACAACAGAG GTTTGCTTTCTGTGTGGAGGACTCTCAGCTAACCAGTATATCTCCTGGCAAAGAGCTCTGGTTTGTGAAGTGCACAGAGGAATGGCAGAAAAG GTCTGTCTCAAATCTGCTCTGA
- the RPL17 gene encoding 60S ribosomal protein L17 codes for MVRYSLDPENPTKSCKSRGSNLRVHFKNTRETAQAIKGMHIRKATKYLKDVTLKKQCVPFRRYNGGVGRCAQAKQWGWTQGRWPKKSAEFLLHMLKNAESNAELKGLDVDSLVIEHIQVNKAPKMRRRTYRAHGRINPYMSSPCHIEMILTEKEQIVPKPEEEVAQKKKISQKKLKKQKLMARE; via the exons ATGGTGCGCTACTCCCTGGATCCGGAGAACCCCACGAAAT cATGCAAGTCCCGAGGATCTAACCTGCGTGTGCATTTCAAG AACACCCGAGAGACGGCGCAGGCCATCAAGGGCATGCACATCCGCAAGGCCACCAAGTACCTGAAGGATGTCACCCTGAAGAAGCAGTGTGTCCCCTTCCGGCGCTACAACGGCGGCGTCGGGAGGTGCgcccag GCCAAGCAGTGGGGCTGGACGCAGGGCCGCTGGCCCAAGAAGAGCGCAGAGTTCTTGCTGCACATGCTGAAGAATGCAGAGAGCAATGCTGAGCTCAAG GGTCTGGATGTGGACTCCCTGGTGATCGAGCACATCCAGGTGAACAAGGCTCCCAAGATGCGCCGGCGCACGTACCGGGCACACGGCAGGATCAACCCCTACATGAGCTCCCCGTGCCACATCGAGATGATCCTCACGGAGAAGGAGCAGATCGTGCCCAAGCCAGAGGAGGAAGTTGCGCAGAAGAAAAAG ATCTCCcagaagaagctgaagaagcAAAAGCTAATGGCTCGGGAATAA
- the CZH18orf32 gene encoding UPF0729 protein C18orf32 homolog isoform X2, with amino-acid sequence MVCIPCIVIPVLLWVYKKFVEPYIYPMIAPFIKRVWPKKAVQEPPGTKQGPGGSTGNPRGPAAAKRDQEDGSGSHKLESNGIANGSPAKGSAAVYDKKTA; translated from the exons ATGGTGTGCATTCCCTGCATCGTGATCCCTGTTCTGCTCTGGGTCTACAAGAAGTTTGTGGAGCCCTACATTTACCCCATGATTGCCCCCTTCATCAAGCGTGTCTGGCCCAAGAAAGCTGTGCAGGAGCCACCAGGCACCAAGCAGGGGCCaggaggcagcactgggaaccCCCGGGGACCTGCAGCTGCCAAGAGAGACCAGGAGGATGGATCTGGAAGCCATAAA ttGGAAAGCAATGGCATTGCAAATGGAAGTCCTGCAAAGGGATCTGCTGCAGTATATGACAAGAAAACAGCTTGA
- the CZH18orf32 gene encoding UPF0729 protein C18orf32 homolog isoform X1 encodes MENGANPAGFPLWRFPGAGNKAVPCRGLPVSERVPCRGPTEGGGTARRRRSHARPPPHSSFLLFCLFSLLTSWPSFAGHRRNSSGRCSTLIPGIAGASGGAQEGAMVCIPCIVIPVLLWVYKKFVEPYIYPMIAPFIKRVWPKKAVQEPPGTKQGPGGSTGNPRGPAAAKRDQEDGSGSHKLESNGIANGSPAKGSAAVYDKKTA; translated from the exons ATGGAAAACGGGGCAAACCCGGCCGGTTTCCCCCTGTGGCGTTTTCCGGGCGCTGGGAACAAAGCCGTGCCGTGCCGAGGTTTGCCCGTCAGCGAGCGCGTTCCGTGCCGGGGGCCCACCGAGGGCGGCGGCACCGCCCGCCGCAGGAGATCACACGCCCGGCCACCCCCTCactcctcttttctccttttttgtttattttccttgctaACCAGCTGGCCGAGCTTCGCAGGACACCGGAGGAATTCGTCAGGACGGTGTTCCACTCTGATCCCAGGGATCGCTGGTGCATCAGGCGGAG cacaggagggagccATGGTGTGCATTCCCTGCATCGTGATCCCTGTTCTGCTCTGGGTCTACAAGAAGTTTGTGGAGCCCTACATTTACCCCATGATTGCCCCCTTCATCAAGCGTGTCTGGCCCAAGAAAGCTGTGCAGGAGCCACCAGGCACCAAGCAGGGGCCaggaggcagcactgggaaccCCCGGGGACCTGCAGCTGCCAAGAGAGACCAGGAGGATGGATCTGGAAGCCATAAA ttGGAAAGCAATGGCATTGCAAATGGAAGTCCTGCAAAGGGATCTGCTGCAGTATATGACAAGAAAACAGCTTGA